In Salarias fasciatus chromosome 4, fSalaFa1.1, whole genome shotgun sequence, the DNA window CATCTGGAACAGAGGAGGGCGGAACTGATGAAAACCGTGTCTCAAATGAACAAACTGTCCAGGATCAAGTCTGATGTTGACTTCCTGCAGGtagagccaaaaaaaaagaagagtacATAGGTTGAGGAATTACACGGTCTAGCGGGTGTAAATCTATGTTGATTATATAGGATTAGCACAGGATGTTCTCTGTGAGAAAGAGTTTATTTTGGATGTTTCGTGTTTACActgaacacagagcagacatttcaacttttccagtttttttttttttctttttgcccaGAGAAGCGCTCGGGTTTGGAGAAAATGAGATGCAGCGTTACCTGATCCCAGCTAGTAACCTTTTCTGACCTGTTCCAGGAACACTCGGAGTGGAGGAAAGCAGTGACGGACGTCTCCGTGCCCGGCGTGCACATCGCTCGCATGGATCATCTGACCTCCTACGTTCAAGCTGTGACCGACGCCACGGAGGAGTTGTGTAACCTGATTGTCACCTCTTACAGGCAAAAACTGAGCACAATCTGCAAAGAAGGTTTGTATTTTATCTCATTCTCCTGCTTTGCATACCTACTTTGGAAATTGAGCTGGTGTGTTTATCCACATAACAGTTATTCTGTAGACACCATAGCTTTTGTACAGGCATTCATTATCAGTGATTTTGGTGCATCCCTAAATTGATGTTTGCTAAACCTTTACTGCCATATTTTTGAGTTTGAGTGAAACGTCTCAGCAGCTTCTATCTAGATTTTTTACATCTTGCTCTGATGTGATATCTTCAGTAACTTTTCCATATTTTTAGCGCTGATATAAAGTCGGCTTCAAATATTTGCTTCCTTCATGAGCTTCAGCTGTCCATGTTTTGTATGTTAAATTAGTCAATATTAGTGATTAGATCCACCAGCATGACTGATTCTTtatattcaatttaaaaaaaaaaccacgtcAATAATATATTTTGTGTATGAATAACACCTGTGCAAAATGATCAAACAGGCACTAAATCTCAGATGAGGAAATCGCTGCCTGTATCGCTGCCGGACCCTGAGACGCTAGAAGACTTCTTAAAATGTAAATACTCTGTTTAACTCATTAATTCCTGAATTATTTGTGCATTTGGCTAATATGTAAGAAACGTCTGTATTTCTGCTGTTTAGATAAACGGagcttgacctttgaccccgacACCACCCATCATTTCCTACGTTTAATGGAGGACAACAGCAAGCTGACCAACACCAGCCCCTGGCAGCACAGCTACCCAGACCACCCCGATCGCTTCGCCCACTGGCGCCAGGCCGTGACCTCGGACAGCCTTTATTCGGGCAGACACTTCATTGAAGCCGAGCTGAGCGGAGAAGGCGCCCATATAGGCGTCACCTACAAGAGCATCGACCGTAAGGGGGAGGAGAGCGCCGGCTGCATCACCGGGAATGACTTTTCCTGGTGCGTGGGAAGAAACAGCCGAGGTTTCTCTGCCTGGCACGCCGCTGTCGAGGCAGTCTTGGAGGCCACGGATCTCACCAGGATCGGTTTATATCTGGATTTTGATGGAGGTTGTGTGTCTTTCTACAATGTGACTGATAGTATGAGGTTACTCCACAAATACAGTACTGATTTTACAGAGCCTTTATATGTGGCAGTCTGGCTGTCCAAGAAAGACAATGTGGTGTCTCTGGTTAATACCAGATGATGTATTTTAAGACAGATGACCTGATTTGACAGTGAGcttgtgaaagaaaaaatacattaaaaaatgttttttttttttagcttacAGAACAAGGTGCATTAAAACACTGTTAAGTTTACTACCACATAAGAAACCTGTGAAGCAAAGTGCAAGTTAGGAATTTATTGCATCTTTACAGCTGATAAATTGTTATTGAGATACAACTCAGTCATTTCTTCAACAGGTTTACAAGTGTTTTACACATTTAAAGTGTTAGTCAGCATTTCATGAGCTTAGTCAGTTTTTACAAAGCTATGCAGATTGTTGTAAAATCACCAAGTACTTCATCAATAAAACCTGCCTCATGAGTCAAATTAAACTTTCAggcattaaaatctgtttgttCACTTTCATCAAAAGCTGGGTTCACAAAGTAGACGCCTGTCTGGGTCATGGAAATCCCACTGTTAGGGTCAGTTCCGTGCAGACCGGGAATATCAGGCATCATGTGGGGTTTGTCAAAGATGGGATTGTCAAACCCACGGTCAAGATCCCCACCAAGCTCTCCTATGTCCGTGTTCGTCCTGAAAATGTTCAGCGATGGCATCGGCGGCATTTTGATAACCCTTCTTCGACCAAGGACCACCAAGATGGTAATGAGGGTGAGCAAAACTAAAACTCCAAATACGACACCGACCACCATGGCGGTGCTCGTTCCAGTAGGGTCAGTGGTGTTCTCAGAAGATGTCTGGAGTTCAACCTCGGTTATTCCCAGGGCTGAGCCGTGAGAATTGGCATCATTCACCAGCTCTTGGGCCAGAGCCTCTGCTTGAGTTCCCCCTGCTCCATCAAGAATAACTACCTGGATCTCAGGTGATGTACCAAAAGGGATGATCCCCAATAACCGCTGGGGCTTAGAGATTTTAGACACGCCCACCTGAATAGATTTGTATTGAGGCTGAGAAAGAAACTGGTCATAAATTCGCTCCCTGTAATTCTGCAGGTTGAAGCCTGCGGCATACCGGATGGTCAGAATGGCGCCACACACTACACAGCAATGTCCAACGGGAAGAAGAGGCTTTTCACAGCTCACAGAGTCACATGTTGTTGAGCTACAGATCTGCTGGTGGTGTACTGAATTCCCACACTCACAGCCAGATGGATCCTCGCAGCTTGGGTTTCCCACTGTGACAACAGAAGAGCCGTGAAACTGCAGCCGGCCGGTGTGTGAGCTGAGATACTCTGAGAACTCAGAGTTGGTCTCAAAGGTCTTCCCCAGCACAGACAAAGACCTCACAGGGACTACGGACTGGTGGCAGCTGACGCCCACCCTGAAAGAGGAGTGGGCTTTGAAGACGACGTCGTCGTACTGGCAGGGGACGCGCTCCTCATGCACAGAGAATTGGAATTTTCCTTGTTGCGGGTCATTCGGGGTTGAAGCTGCTTGCCACAGAGCCGGGTTGAACCACTGAAGAGAATCTGAGTCCTTAAACTTCGTTGTCACACCTGCTCCGCAGCCTGGATCCTGTCCGCCCACAACATAAAATCCAGCCCCAGAATTCAGAATGAACTCTCCATCGACTGGCAGCCTCATCTCCTGCACGGCATGGGTGGTCTCCACAAACACGGCGACTCTTCTCTGAGCTGGAAAGTGAGCCGTGTCACTTCCACAGGGGACATCCCCTTTGTCCCAGTTGGTCTTGTTCTCATAGTTGGTGTCAGGAATCCACTGTTTGTACAGGCCGTCCACTGCCCCGAGaacacagaggagcaggagcaggtccGGTGTTTTCAGCATCTTGAATGCTTCTGACAAGCACAGAGAGTGATATGTGACCTTTGTTTCCAACCTCGTGACTCACACATGATGCTCACAATGACACCGTAAAGTTCATGAGGTCTGAACCACATCAGCCTGCCCAAACAGGTGATCTGTAAAAGATTGACATTTTCTGTAGCGGCAGAACTGCAAGACAACAAGTTTAAACAGCCTCGatccaaaacaatgaaaagtaTGATAAATACCTGTTCATGACCATTTTTGGTGCCTTTatcattttgtcacatttcgTGCAAAATATATGTTTTATAACAGTCAGCACCAGATTAAATAATTTTGCTGTGCAGTGGCATTTGCTTTGGAGTTTTAAGAATTTATACCAAATTGTACTACTTTTTCAAATGACTGCAATGTTTTCCTTAGTTTCtgttccatccattcatctttatACGTTTCAGGGTCACAGAGTGCCAATCCCAGTTTGCTACGAGCTCCcgaccctggacaggtctccagtccaccacaggacaAACAACCAGGCACATTCACACTGAGGGCCAAATTAGAGTCACTCATCTAACTTCATAatgtttagaagaaaaaaaaactattgatagattttaaaatattttatcaagtgtacaggaaggttttttttttttcataaaataattaaattgtTGGCCTTTGGTACGCAACACAAAAACCTCAACAAGAACGACATCCataaatttaaaattttatttatgaatTTTGTGATAAAGTGAGGTTTTGGTCACTCACACCAACGTGTCACAGTGTCCTTAAAAGACCAGAGTTTTGTATTCTTGGAATACCAGATTTCACAAATAAGTGTAATAAGTTTTCAAGTGAGATTTGAAAATAGGGGGAGGTGATGAGATGACCTGAGGGGGAGGTTATGCTTGAGTGTTTCAACAAAAATTCAAATTTCCATAGGGACCTCATctgacaaagaaataaaataatgtaataCAATTGTTATGCATCTAGGAAAGACTcttcaaaaaatataaataatccCCTGAAATCATATAGTCTTCTCGGCCCTCTGCTCTCTGAAGCACCCTCTAGGTGATTTCCATAGTGTGTAATATAATACTCACTAAGTGTTTTCTGAGTTTCCACCCCGCCTTACCAAGAAGttgactctgtttttttttccacctgctTCCAGGTTCAAGTGATTTGCATAACAGCTCAGTCCACACGCACTCATTACTCTCCACATTCCTGTAGCCGGTGCCATTTACGCGTCACAGTGACACGTTGTTTTTAGCGCCAAATATCGTAAAGCGCGCCGCGGAGTGAAATGGAAAttgaggtgggcgtggccaccaGTGACGCAACGGCGGGAAATTATGCTTTCACTGTgcacctgtttgtttttttttttcttcaattacCACACCTCGTGCCGTGCTGCGCCTTTCTGCACGTCTCAGATGTGAACAGGAATTCCTGCAGAGCCAACTTTCAGGCGTGGCGTGTGGATTTTATTTCGAGTTCGTACCCTGCGTATTGATGCACAGTTCTTTCCGAAGTACAAAGTGTCCTCCCTGAAAGTGTTCCATGAAAACTGTAGCTAAGCACGTGTTAAGGACCTGCTTCACATTTTTCTCCAGGTAACTTTACTacaatgcatttttttgtctgtgtttatCTGTTGCAGTGTATCTGTTCTTACACAGGGCTGATAAGCATGGCCTCAAGCTGTGTGTTAAGATTATTAGAGTGACTCTTTCTTCAGGGAgtctggaattttttttttcttcctcttttggGCATTTGTAAATCCTGACTTGTTAGATTTATACATCTGTTTAATCACCTCAACAACTCCTGTGTTCTccagaaaaacagcaaatgttCCTGTAGAAGTCCATCAATCCAACTCTGAAACAGCAGCACAGATGGACAATATCCAGCATTTGTCCAGCCCACCCAGTGCAAATTCGGCTGGAAATGCAGGCCACCGCCTGGAAGCGGTAATGAAGAGAGACGACAATCGTGCTGGATGGTTTCTGTCTTCCGTAATTTGCATCAACATCCTAATCTTGGGCTGTGCTTTGGTTAGCGGCAGTGCCTTCAACAGTGTGGCCATCACTGCCGTGCACTGGCAAATATTTGTcataatcctcctcctcctcacaatGTTATGGATGTTTGAGTATATAGCTTTTACCTCACGGAGGGATGTGGTTTCATTCAAAGACAGCCATGCTGGACCTGTGTGGCTCCGAGGTGAGAACCTCAGTGCATGTCTTTTGGTTCTCGGCTTTCACcgagtgtgttttctcttgtctaATAACGTCGGTGTTCTCGTTGCAGTTGGACTTCTGGTGTTCGGCCTGCTCAGTCTCCTCATGGATATCTTTAAGATTGGCAATTTTGTGGGATATCTTCACTGCGATTCAGCTGTGAAAGTGGCCCTGCCTGTCATACAGGCGGTATTTCTTTTTGTTCAGGTAGCTGCAATTTAATCGAATTTGAAGAATGTGATAATTTTTTTGCTACATGGGCAAAATTTGGGGAAACATCTGTTTTAGACATACTTCCTGTGGATCCATGCAAAAGACTGTGTGCAGCAACACACAATCTTTTCCAGGTAAACCCATGTGTTTATCATCTAAAGTCCATCCCAGATGCCTTCAGTCACTCTCTCGTTTGACGTCACTCTTCAGGTGCGGGCTGACGCTCACACTTTCTACCAACCTGGTGGTGTGGATGGCAGCAGTGACTGAAGAGTCTGTTCATCACACTGAGATTCCTCATCTGGCTGTCAATGTCTCGCACAAGACACACAGAGGTAAGCTCTTGTGTGCTCACGTGTTACCTTGAAAAACTTAAACACCGTTTTCTTTCCGTTTCAGCCAGCCATGGAGACGTGAAGTGTGAATGCAGTCATACGCTCTGTGACACCTTCCAAGAGGCTTTCTTCTACCTGTACCCCTTCAACATAGAGTACAGCCTCTTTGCCTCTGCTATGACCTATGTCATGTGGAAAAATGTGGGCCGCATCGTGGAGAGTCACGGCCACCACAAAGCTAAGTTCCGTCTGAAGGACGCTCTTGTTGGATCCGTTTCTGGATCACTCCTGGTGATCGCTGGACTGACGACCTTTATATTGTACGAGTTGGACATAGTAACAGAAGACaagcagaagagagagaaggtTCTGCTGATGCATTTCGTCATGAATA includes these proteins:
- the LOC115387221 gene encoding tripartite motif-containing protein 16-like protein, with the protein product MATLSENEDRLEENQLDVDAKEDVKDPTAQQPQDVLCDSCMDGPSNAVKSCLTCLVSYCEAHLRPHLENAKFQNHRLVDPLHNIDCQTCDIHQLPLRRYCLTDCSCVCPDCEGEEHHTHATESLEDARKQIEIELQQKHKEISETVSATEKYQEKLQNNNELIKSKVQEVCVAVEGQFLRLQATVEEARRGVVEELDAEQKQAFKQAAGMQAHLEQRRAELMKTVSQMNKLSRIKSDVDFLQEHSEWRKAVTDVSVPGVHIARMDHLTSYVQAVTDATEELCNLIVTSYRQKLSTICKEGTKSQMRKSLPVSLPDPETLEDFLKYKRSLTFDPDTTHHFLRLMEDNSKLTNTSPWQHSYPDHPDRFAHWRQAVTSDSLYSGRHFIEAELSGEGAHIGVTYKSIDRKGEESAGCITGNDFSWCVGRNSRGFSAWHAAVEAVLEATDLTRIGLYLDFDGGCVSFYNVTDSMRLLHKYSTDFTEPLYVAVWLSKKDNVVSLVNTR
- the amn gene encoding protein amnionless, which codes for MLKTPDLLLLLCVLGAVDGLYKQWIPDTNYENKTNWDKGDVPCGSDTAHFPAQRRVAVFVETTHAVQEMRLPVDGEFILNSGAGFYVVGGQDPGCGAGVTTKFKDSDSLQWFNPALWQAASTPNDPQQGKFQFSVHEERVPCQYDDVVFKAHSSFRVGVSCHQSVVPVRSLSVLGKTFETNSEFSEYLSSHTGRLQFHGSSVVTVGNPSCEDPSGCECGNSVHHQQICSSTTCDSVSCEKPLLPVGHCCVVCGAILTIRYAAGFNLQNYRERIYDQFLSQPQYKSIQVGVSKISKPQRLLGIIPFGTSPEIQVVILDGAGGTQAEALAQELVNDANSHGSALGITEVELQTSSENTTDPTGTSTAMVVGVVFGVLVLLTLITILVVLGRRRVIKMPPMPSLNIFRTNTDIGELGGDLDRGFDNPIFDKPHMMPDIPGLHGTDPNSGISMTQTGVYFVNPAFDESEQTDFNA